In Leclercia pneumoniae, the genomic window GAACCTGGCGGCGGTAGAAGCGTTGAGCGAGAAGTTTGGCAACCTGGACATGATCTTCGTCGAAAGCGGCGGCGATAACCTGAGCGCCACCTTCAGCCCGGAACTGGCCGATCTGACCATTTACGTCATCGACGTGGCCGAAGGGGAAAAAATCCCCCGTAAAGGCGGGCCGGGGATCACCAAATCCGATTTTCTGGTCATCAATAAAACCGATCTGGCGCCCTATGTCGGGGCCTCACTGGAGGTGATGGAGCGCGATACCAACCGCATGCGCGGCGAGCGTCCGTGGACCTTCACCAACCTGAAAGCCGGCGACGGCCTGGCAACGATCATTGCGTTTCTGGAAGAGAAAGGGATGTTGCGGGTGTAGTAACGCGGGATGGGAATATTTCCCTCTCCCCGTGGGGAGAGGGAGAGGCGTTACGCCGCAGGCAGCTCTGCCAGCGGCCAGCGTGGACGCACAGAGACGGCTAAATCTGCCGTCGCGCCCGCTTTCAGACGCACCAGGCCGGCGTAAGCGATCATCGCCCCGTTATCGGTACAAAACTCGGGGCGAGCGTAGAACACTTCGCCACGGCGTTTTTGCATCATCTCTGCCAGCTTCGCGCGCAGCGTGCGGTTGGCGCTCACGCCCCCCGCCATCACCAGACGTTTAAAACCGGTCTGATCCAGAGCGCGTTTACACTTGATCATCAGGGTATCCACCACCGCATCTTCAAACGCACGGGCAATGTCCGCCCGGGTTTGATCGTCGTTGCCGTTGTTACGAATGGTGTTGGCAGCAAAGGTCTTCAGACCGGAGAAGCTGAAATCCAGGCCCGGACGGTCGGTCATCGGACGGGGGAAGACAAAGCGCCCTTCCGTTCCCTGCGAGGCGAGTTTAGAGAGCATCGGCCCCCCCGGATAGTCGAGCCCCAGCAGCTTGGCGGTTTTATCGAAGGCTTCACCGGCCGCATCGTCAATGGATTCGCCCAGCAGGGCATACTCACCAATGCCCGTCACGCTAATCAGCTGGGTATGCCCGCCGGAGACCAGCAGCGCCACGAAGGGGAATTCCGGCGGGTTATCTTCCAGCATCGGCGCCAGCAGATGGCCTTCCATATGGTGAACAGGAATGGCAGGCACGTCCCAGGCGAACGCCAGCGCGCGCCCAACGGTGGCACCGACCAGCAGCGCACCCACCAGGCCAGGCCCTGCGGTGTAACCGACGGCGTCGATCTCTTTCGCCGTTAAGCCGGCCTCTTTCAGCGCCGCCTGGATCAGGGGCACCGTTTTGCGCACATGGTCGCGGGAGGCCAGTTCAGGTACCACACCGCCGTAGTCAGCGTGTAATTTCACCTGACTATACAGTTGGTTGGCAAGCAGCCCTTTTTCGTCGTCGTAAATGGCGATGCCGGTTTCATCGCAGGATGTTTCAATACCGAGTACACGCATGACTTGTTTTACCTCGTTTCAATACCGCGCAGTGTAGGGCCAATGCGGGTTGATGTAAAACTTTCCTCACCCCTGGCGTTGAGTTCGTGTATACTCCCCACCCTTATAAAAGTCCCATTTCAAAATCGCATCGGTGCTTTACAAAGCAGCAGCAATTGCAGTAAAATTCCGCACCATTTTGAAATAAGCTGGCGTTGATGCCAGCGGCAAACCGAATTTATTAAAGGTGAGAGTTACATGCCGGTAATTAAAGTACGTGAAAACGAGCCGTTCGACGTAGCACTGCGTCGCTTCAAGCGTTCATGCGAGAAAGCAGGTGTTCTGGCTGAAGTTCGTCGTCGTGAGTTCTATGAAAAACCAACGACCGAACGTAAGCGCGCTAAAGCTTCTGCTGTGAAACGTCACGCGAAGAAACTGGCTCGCGAAAACGCACGCCGTACTCGTCTGTACTAATCTGTTGAGGGCAACGGCCCTCAATTGACAGACAGAGTAATAGTCGTAAGGCCGTGCTTCCGTAAGGAATGCGCGGCTTGTTTTCGTTTATGAGTAGCTAAAAATTCACGGGGCATATGGCTGGACGAATCCCACGCGTTTTCATCAATGACCTGCTGGCAAGAACCGACATCGTCGATCTCATCGACGCGCGGGTAAAGCTCAAAAAGCAGGGCAAGAACTACCATGCGTGCTGTCCGTTCCATAACGAAAAAACCCCCTCTTTCACCGTAAACGGTGAGAAACAGTTTTACCACTGCTTCGGTTGCGGCGCACACGGCAATGCCGTCGACTTTTTGATGAACTACGACAAGCTCGAGTTTGTTGAAACCGTCGAAGAGCTGGCCGCCATGCACAACCTTGAAGTGCCTTATGAAGCAGGCTCTGGCCCAAGCCAGATAGAGCGCCATCAACGGCAAAGCCTCTATCAACTGCTGGAAGGTCTGAATTCGTTTTACCAACAGTCTCTGAAGCAACCTGCCGCTGAGCCTGCGCGTCAGTATCTGAACAAGCGCGGTCTGAGCGACGATGTCATTGCGCGTTTCGCTATTGGTTTCGCCCCGCCCGGCTGGGATAACGTGTTAAAGCGTTTTGGCGGCAATAGCGAAGATCGTAAATCGCTTATCGATGCGGGCATGCTGGTCACGAATGACCAGGGACGCAGCTACGACCGCTTCCGCGAGCGGGTGATGTTCCCCATTCGCGACAAGCGTGGCCGGGTCATTGGTTTTGGTGGCCGCGTGCTGGGCGATGCCCTGCCAAAGTACCTGAACTCCCCGGAAACTGACATTTTCCATAAGGGCCGCCAGCTGTATGGCCTTTATGAAGCGCAGCAAGATAACGCTGAACCGCCGCGCCTGCTGGTGGTCGAAGGCTATATGGACGTGGTCGCCCTGGCGCAATACGACATCAACTATGCCGTTGCGTCGCTGGGCACCTCCACTACGGCTGACCATATTCAGCTGTTGTTCCGGGTGACCAATAACGTCATCTGCTGTTACGACGGCGATCGCGCGGGACGCGATGCCGCCTGGCGCGCGCTGGAAACCGCGCTGCCGTATATGACCGACGGGCGGCAGCTACGCTTTATGTTCCTGCCCGACGGTGAAGACCCGGATACGCTGGTGCGTAAAGAGGGTAAAGCGGCATTTGAAGCGCGGATGGAGCAGGCACAGCCGCTCTCCACGTTTCTCTTTAACAGCCTGATGCCGCAGGTAGATTTGAGCACGCCGGATGGCCGTGCGCAGTTAAGTACGCTGGCCCTGCCGCTGATTACTCAGGTACCGGGCGAAACGTTGCGCATCTATCTGCGTCAGGAGCTGGGCAAAAAGCTGGGCATACTGGATGACAGCCAGCTTGAACGGTTAATGCCAAAACAGGCCGATAACGGCACGGCACGTGCCGCTCCGCAGCTAAAACGCACAACCATGCGTATACTGATAGGACTGCTGGTACAGAACCCTGAGCTGGCGCCCAAAGTGCCGTCGCTGGCGGGTCTGGACCACGATAAGTTGCCAGGACTTGGCTTATTTTCAGAATTGGTCAACACTTGTCTGTCACAGCCAGGTCTGACCACCGGGCAACTTTTAGAGCACTATCGCGGCACAAAAGCGGCTGCAACCCTTGAAAAATTGTCGATGTGGGACGATATAGCAGATAAGGATATCGCTGAAGAGACCTTCACCGATTCGCTCAACCATATGTTTGATTCGATGCTTGAACTGCGCCAGGAAGAGTTAATTGCTCGCGAGCGCACACACGGTTTAAGCAGCGAAGAGCGCCGGGAACTCTGGATGTTGAACCAGGAACTGGCGAAGAAATAAGAGAAAGACAAAAGTATTTAACGGCTTAAGTGCCGAATATCGATCGGGAAGCCCCCGACAGCCGCACTGAGAGGCAGCGGCAAAAATATAAGTACGCCCTCGCTTTAAATGTTGGCAGCCGTATTGCCGACACCAATCAAACGAATAAGTGTGGATACCGTCTTATGGAGCAAAACCCGCAGTCACAGCTGAAACTTCTTGTCCAACGCGGTAAGGAGCAAGGCTATCTGACCTATGCCGAGGTCAATGACCATCTGCCGGAAGATATCGTCGATTCAGATCAGATCGAAGACATCATCCAAATGATCAATGACATGGGTATTCAGGTGATGGAAGAAGCACCGGATGCCGATGATCTGTTGCTGGCTGAAAACTCCAACAACACTGATGAAGATGCTGAAGAAGCCGCTGCACAGGTACTGTCCAGCGTAGAATCTGAAATCGGACGCACGACCGACCCGGTTCGCATGTACATGCGTGAAATGGGTACCGTTGAACTGTTGACCCGCGAAGGCGAAATCGACATCGCAAAACGCATTGAAGACGGGATCAACCAGGTTCAGTGCTCCGTTGCCGAATACCCGGAAGCCATCACCTATCTGCTTGAGCAGTACGATCGCGTTGAAGCGGAAGAAGCGCGTCTGTCCGATCTTATCACCGGCTTCGTCGATCCAAACGCTGAAGAAGATATGGCGCCGACCGCCACCCACGTTGGATCTGAACTGTCTCAGGAAGAGATGGATGACGACGAAGACGAAGATGAAGAAGACGACGACGACAGCAGCGATGACGACAACAGCATCGACCCTGAGCTGGCGCGCGAGAAGTTTGGTGAATTGCGTACCCAGTACGAACTGGCTCGCGACACGATCAAAGCCAAAGGCCGCAGCCATGCTGCCGCTCAGGAACAGATCCTGAAGCTGTCTGAAGTGTTCAAACAGTTCCGTCTGGTGCCAAAACAGTTCGACTACCTGGTTAACAGCATGCGCGTGATGATGGATCGCGTACGCACCCAGGAACGCATCATCATGAAGCTGTGCGTTGAGCAGTGCAAAATGCCGAAGAAGAACTTCATCACCCTCTTCACCGGTAACGAAACCAGCGAAACCTGGTTCAACGCCGCTATCGCGATGAACAAGCCGTGGTCTGAAAAACTGCACGACGTGAAAGAAGACGTGCATCGCGGCCTGATGAAACTGCAGCAGATTGAAGAAGAGACCGGCCTGACCATCGAACAGGTGAAAGATATCAACCGTCGTATGTCCATCGGTGAAGCGAAAGCCCGCCGTGCGAAGAAAGAGATGGTTGAAGCAAACTTGCGTCTGGTTATCTCTATCGCCAAGAAGTACACCAACCGTGGTCTGCAGTTCCTGGATCTGATTCAGGAAGGCAACATCGGTCTGATGAAAGCGGTAGATAAGTTTGAATACCGTCGTGGTTACAAGTTCTCCACTTACGCAACCTGGTGGATCCGTCAGGCAATTACCCGCTCTATCGCGGATCAGGCGCGCACCATCCGTATTCCGGTGCATATGATTGAGACCATTAACAAGCTCAACCGTATTTCTCGCCAGATGCTGCAGGAGATGGGTCGCGAGCCGACGCCAGAAGAGCTGGCCGAGCGTATGCTGATGCCGGAAGATAAGATCCGTAAAGTGCTGAAGATCGCCAAAGAGCCTATCTCCATGGAAACACCGATCGGTGATGATGAAGATTCGCATCTGGGTGATTTCATCGAGGATACCACCCTCGAGCTGCCGCTGGACTCTGCCACCACCGAGAGCCTGCGTGCCGCAACGCACGACGTACTGGCTGGCCTGACCGCCCGTGAAGCGAAAGTGCTGCGTATGCGCTTCGGTATCGATATGAACACCGACCATACGCTGGAAGAAGTGGGTAAACAGTTCGACGTAACCCGCGAACGTATCCGTCAGATCGAAGCGAAAGCGCTGCGTAAACTGCGCCATCCGAGCCGCTCTGAAGTGCTGCGTAGCTTCCTGGACGACTAATCCAGGCACACAGCAAAAAGCTCCCAAACGGGAGCTTTTTTTTTGTTTTTTCCCTCGCCCCTGGAGGGGCTCTGAACGCAGAGGGCTCACAGCCCCCTCACCACCAGCGCCTCATCCAGCTCCCGATACGCCTCGACCAGCTTATCCAGCGTCGCACGGTTTAATCCACTCGGGTTTGGCAGCACCCAGACCTGCGTCACGCCAATCATCACGCTCTGCTTACCCCACTGCACCCCACGCTGGCTAAAAGCCTGCTCGTACGCCTGCTTGCCCAGAATCGCCAGTGCGGCAGGCTGGTAGTCTTCCATTTTCTTAATCAGCTCCCGGCCCCCACTGCGCAGTTCATGCAGATTAACCTCGCTGGCCTGCACCGTGGGCCGTTCTACCAGCATGGTAATGCCGCAGCGTGTATCCAGCAGCCGTTGTTCCTCTTCCGGTTTGAGTTGCGTATCGGTAAAGCCTGCCTGGTGTATGACCTTCCAGAAGCGGTTTCCCGGATGTGCGAAGTGGAATCCGGTGTGGGCCGATGACTTACCCGGATTGATACCGCAGAACACAACGCGCAAGCCTGGCGCAAGAATGTCATTGATCATTATTACTCCCGATAGATGAATCACTATAGAAGTATAAAAGATTGAAAATACGTTGTTTATAAAAACAGCAGGCAGGCGCGTATGGCTGGATTGCGGCGGGGAGTTACATTATAATCCTTCGCCACGGCCCCTTAGCTCAGTGGTTAGAGCAGGCGACTCATAATCGCTTGGTCGCTGGTTCAAGTCCAGCAGGGGCCACCAAATTTTAGCTTTAAAATCATATGATTAAGCCACTCAATTGAGTGGCTTTTTTGTTTTCTAAATTATAAATGACTACAAAATGGCGACAGCTTTTCTGGTTGTGCCATTAACAACCCCTCCGGGGCAGATACTCTCTCTTCGATCTCAATTCAGCGGCAGTAGCCTGAGAGGCAGTAATGCCTGTTACCTCATATGCACCGGTCTCGTGTACATAGTCGATCCCCCCGCAAGCACAGGCTATGTAAAACGCATCAGCGCTTAAAGACGGTTCCGGTTTTGCTTCTGATGGCTTCATCCTATTGATTATCTTGTGTACAGCACACAATAACCACAATAAAATTGCGCATTACTTAACGCAAATGGAGATTGTGGATTATGGCTATTCCAGCTTACTTATGGATAAAAGATGATGGTGGCGCGGACATTAAGGGCTCTGTTGATGTTCAGCATCGCGAAGGTAGTATTGAGATTCACAGTTTCGCGCACGGACTACATCTACCCACGGACAACATGACGGGTAAAATTACAGGAACCCGCGTTCATAGCCCTCTTAGTTTCGAGAAAGAATTCGACTCTTCCAGCCCCTACTTATACAAAGCCGTGGCAAAGGGGCAAACCCTTCAGAGTACCGAATTTAAGTGGTATCACATCAATGACGCAGGGCAGGAAGTTGAATACTTCAACATGTTGCTGGAAGGCGTGAAGGTCGTATCGGTCTGCCCTCTGATGCATAACTGCAAAAATGCCGGTACCGAAAAGCATAATCATCTTGAAGCCATGTCGCTGCGCTATGAGAAAATTACATGGAAGCACTGCGACGGGAATATCATGTTCCCTGACGCGTGGAATGAACGATGATCCATTGCACCTTTCGGCTAAACGGGAATGCGTTATCAAACCTCAGTTGTCCGGGGATAGGTTTCTTCCCCGCCTATTCAGGATATGAAGGGGGACACAGGAACAATCCGGACTCAGTAAATATACCGAACGAGGGTCCTTTGCCTCCTGGAAAATATTACATTGTCAGCCGCCCCACAGGAGGACTCAGAACAATGGTACAGGACTGGGCCGCAACGAAGTATTCCGGTTCAGACCGTTCCGTCTGGTTCGCGCTGTATCGCGATGACGGAAACATTGATGACTGGACTTTTACTGATCGCGTCGAGCGAGGACATTTCAGGTTACATCCTGCGGGGTACATGGGAATTAGCGAAGGTTGTATCACTCTACCCAGCCCCTCACATTTCGCAGTTTTAAGAGAAGCTTTATTAAGAACGCCTACGATGCAGGTCACGGCGACTTTGACAGCTTACGGAACGGTGCAGGTTTATTGATGAGAGCGATCCACATTGCCCTTTTGTGGGCTGCATCATTCGTGGTGTATGCAGTTATTTTGATCCTGATGTATGCATTCATCCCTCAGGGCAAACTATTCGCATTTTATAGTGATTTAACAGGCCCCGTCTCCGGTATCGAATGGGACAACCTAATCAGCAATTTCTTCATATTGGGCAGCGCTGCAATCACTTTTCTGCTTGTATGGGCTGCCGCATGTATTGCTTTGAAAAATCGGAATGAGTGACTCCAGCTAACCCGGTTAGTTTGACCGGGTTCTTTTCCTCAACAATGTGAGAACATTCAGTGATTAATAAAACGAAGGTTGGCGAAAACAGATAGCGCCATAGCAGACAGCTGCGCGATCTCACTATCGTGAGATAAATATAAAGCAGACAGGGAATAGTGGTCATATTGATGCCTCTGCTGAGTTTGACAAGCCACAACCTAAGTTGCTAAGCACAGCGGTAAGAACCGGAACTCAATGGCAACTGCCCAACCTTTCTGCTGCGCTGCCAAAAGCAAAAAAAGCGCCACGGCTCCCTTCTGCGAGCCCTCTTCCGTAATGAATGTAACGGATTCATCACTCAGGCGAAAAAACCGTTAAAACTAAAGAAATCCGTCATCGCGCCGATCATCATCCGTGTGTATTATTTCCTGTAGCTCTTACCACAACTACCCTTAACTCAAATACTTAAGCGCCAAAGCGAAAGGCATCATGAGCACTCCGATAAAACGGCTAGAAATCATCAAAAATGCCATTGAACTGGAAGACGACGACATCATCCTGAGCCAGCTCGCCAGGCTGAAAAGTGAAGCGTTTGACGATGAGCTACAGGCAATCGTCGTGGCGCTTGAGCAGAAAAATTATACCGCCGCGATGGCCGCTATCACCGCCTGGCTGCAGAGCCAGCGCGCCGTCACCCCGTGGCGCGATCCCCAACTGGCGGCCAGTAAACTGGAATTGAAAGCGCTGGAAGAGCGCCTGCGCGATCTGATTGACCGTCGTAACGCCCGCGTCCAGCAGCTGGATGAGTTTAACGACAGCTATTTCTCTCGCCTCGGCCCCCTGATGACCCAGATCCTCGCCCTGCGTAAAACTCTGGCGGAGCTGAATCTGCGCCGTCAGCAGGCGGAGGCGCGTCGGCGTGAAGAGGATTATCGCCGCTGT contains:
- the tsaD gene encoding tRNA (adenosine(37)-N6)-threonylcarbamoyltransferase complex transferase subunit TsaD; its protein translation is MRVLGIETSCDETGIAIYDDEKGLLANQLYSQVKLHADYGGVVPELASRDHVRKTVPLIQAALKEAGLTAKEIDAVGYTAGPGLVGALLVGATVGRALAFAWDVPAIPVHHMEGHLLAPMLEDNPPEFPFVALLVSGGHTQLISVTGIGEYALLGESIDDAAGEAFDKTAKLLGLDYPGGPMLSKLASQGTEGRFVFPRPMTDRPGLDFSFSGLKTFAANTIRNNGNDDQTRADIARAFEDAVVDTLMIKCKRALDQTGFKRLVMAGGVSANRTLRAKLAEMMQKRRGEVFYARPEFCTDNGAMIAYAGLVRLKAGATADLAVSVRPRWPLAELPAA
- a CDS encoding Hcp family type VI secretion system effector codes for the protein MAIPAYLWIKDDGGADIKGSVDVQHREGSIEIHSFAHGLHLPTDNMTGKITGTRVHSPLSFEKEFDSSSPYLYKAVAKGQTLQSTEFKWYHINDAGQEVEYFNMLLEGVKVVSVCPLMHNCKNAGTEKHNHLEAMSLRYEKITWKHCDGNIMFPDAWNER
- the mug gene encoding G/U mismatch-specific DNA glycosylase; this translates as MINDILAPGLRVVFCGINPGKSSAHTGFHFAHPGNRFWKVIHQAGFTDTQLKPEEEQRLLDTRCGITMLVERPTVQASEVNLHELRSGGRELIKKMEDYQPAALAILGKQAYEQAFSQRGVQWGKQSVMIGVTQVWVLPNPSGLNRATLDKLVEAYRELDEALVVRGL
- the rpsU gene encoding 30S ribosomal protein S21, producing the protein MPVIKVRENEPFDVALRRFKRSCEKAGVLAEVRRREFYEKPTTERKRAKASAVKRHAKKLARENARRTRLY
- the ureG gene encoding urease accessory protein UreG, with protein sequence MSDYKHPLRVGVGGPVGSGKTALLEALCKAMRDTYHLAVVTNDIYTKEDQRILTEAGALEPERIVGVETGGCPHTAIREDASMNLAAVEALSEKFGNLDMIFVESGGDNLSATFSPELADLTIYVIDVAEGEKIPRKGGPGITKSDFLVINKTDLAPYVGASLEVMERDTNRMRGERPWTFTNLKAGDGLATIIAFLEEKGMLRV
- the rpoD gene encoding RNA polymerase sigma factor RpoD, producing the protein MEQNPQSQLKLLVQRGKEQGYLTYAEVNDHLPEDIVDSDQIEDIIQMINDMGIQVMEEAPDADDLLLAENSNNTDEDAEEAAAQVLSSVESEIGRTTDPVRMYMREMGTVELLTREGEIDIAKRIEDGINQVQCSVAEYPEAITYLLEQYDRVEAEEARLSDLITGFVDPNAEEDMAPTATHVGSELSQEEMDDDEDEDEEDDDDSSDDDNSIDPELAREKFGELRTQYELARDTIKAKGRSHAAAQEQILKLSEVFKQFRLVPKQFDYLVNSMRVMMDRVRTQERIIMKLCVEQCKMPKKNFITLFTGNETSETWFNAAIAMNKPWSEKLHDVKEDVHRGLMKLQQIEEETGLTIEQVKDINRRMSIGEAKARRAKKEMVEANLRLVISIAKKYTNRGLQFLDLIQEGNIGLMKAVDKFEYRRGYKFSTYATWWIRQAITRSIADQARTIRIPVHMIETINKLNRISRQMLQEMGREPTPEELAERMLMPEDKIRKVLKIAKEPISMETPIGDDEDSHLGDFIEDTTLELPLDSATTESLRAATHDVLAGLTAREAKVLRMRFGIDMNTDHTLEEVGKQFDVTRERIRQIEAKALRKLRHPSRSEVLRSFLDD
- the dnaG gene encoding DNA primase, which translates into the protein MAGRIPRVFINDLLARTDIVDLIDARVKLKKQGKNYHACCPFHNEKTPSFTVNGEKQFYHCFGCGAHGNAVDFLMNYDKLEFVETVEELAAMHNLEVPYEAGSGPSQIERHQRQSLYQLLEGLNSFYQQSLKQPAAEPARQYLNKRGLSDDVIARFAIGFAPPGWDNVLKRFGGNSEDRKSLIDAGMLVTNDQGRSYDRFRERVMFPIRDKRGRVIGFGGRVLGDALPKYLNSPETDIFHKGRQLYGLYEAQQDNAEPPRLLVVEGYMDVVALAQYDINYAVASLGTSTTADHIQLLFRVTNNVICCYDGDRAGRDAAWRALETALPYMTDGRQLRFMFLPDGEDPDTLVRKEGKAAFEARMEQAQPLSTFLFNSLMPQVDLSTPDGRAQLSTLALPLITQVPGETLRIYLRQELGKKLGILDDSQLERLMPKQADNGTARAAPQLKRTTMRILIGLLVQNPELAPKVPSLAGLDHDKLPGLGLFSELVNTCLSQPGLTTGQLLEHYRGTKAAATLEKLSMWDDIADKDIAEETFTDSLNHMFDSMLELRQEELIARERTHGLSSEERRELWMLNQELAKK
- a CDS encoding DUF2778 domain-containing protein; translated protein: MIHCTFRLNGNALSNLSCPGIGFFPAYSGYEGGHRNNPDSVNIPNEGPLPPGKYYIVSRPTGGLRTMVQDWAATKYSGSDRSVWFALYRDDGNIDDWTFTDRVERGHFRLHPAGYMGISEGCITLPSPSHFAVLREALLRTPTMQVTATLTAYGTVQVY